TTTTCGACGGTTGAATGGCAGACAGCACAAATATCATGACAATTATGTCCTGGGAATTCTCCTCGAATGGCACTTTCCACTGCTCTTCAGTGGCATCCAAAACAAACACCTCGCAGCGTTTCTTATCAAACTGCGGCTGACTACTTATAATTTCTATTGCGCGCGCGGAAAAGTCACAGCCATATACCTTCAAATTGGGCTCTGCGCTGTACTGCAGTAGTGGCAGTATGGTGTTGCCCACACCGCAGCCTAGCTCGAATATGCTGCGTGGCTCCAAGCGCTCGTCGGTATTATGGGGAGCTAGTTCAGGAAACTCTGTAAACAGCCAGTGGCGATCCTTGAAGAAGCGATTGTTGTGTATGCCATAAAACGAATCCCAGAACTTGGGTGCTTCTGACTGAAAGCGTTCACGTTGATCTTCACTCATTTTGACAGTAGAATTCATCTCTACGGCTTCCTGTGCGGCTTGCTCCTGCTCATTATCCCATTGGACATGGTCCCTATAAAAAGTTATAGTAATTAAGATTCATATTACATTGTTCACTTTGGTTGTACCATGCATTAAACTCGAACACCTCTTGTGCATTGGTTAGCACACGCCCGCCAGCTCCACTTGGTTTTTTGCGCCGGCGAGTGTGTTCCCAAGTTTTGCTGATACCGCGCACTTGAATATATTTACCAGGCGTTTTGGCTGAACACGTCATCGTTTTCCTTAAGCAGGCGTGTGCCAAACTGAGGACGTTTTTCATCATTAAAAGCCTCATCAGTGGACAGGACAGGTTCACtcattatattgaaattaagttCAATAAAATT
The DNA window shown above is from Drosophila busckii strain San Diego stock center, stock number 13000-0081.31 chromosome 3L, ASM1175060v1, whole genome shotgun sequence and carries:
- the LOC108599640 gene encoding methyltransferase-like protein, producing the protein MSEPVLSTDEAFNDEKRPQFGTRLLKENDDVFSQNAWDHVQWDNEQEQAAQEAVEMNSTVKMSEDQRERFQSEAPKFWDSFYGIHNNRFFKDRHWLFTEFPELAPHNTDERLEPRSIFELGCGVGNTILPLLQYSAEPNLKVYGCDFSARAIEIISSQPQFDKKRCEVFVLDATEEQWKVPFEENSQDIIVMIFVLSAIQPSKMQRVMDNCYRYLKPGGLLMFRDYGRYDLAQLRFKSGKCLEDNFYVRGDGTMVYFFTEHELRDMFAKSGFKEEQLLVDRRLQINRGRCLKMYRIWIQTKFRKPL